The nucleotide window CTGACAACGCGCAGGTAGGCAAACTCACCGACTTGGGCGTCAGGGGTTTCCGGGGTGGTGACGAGGCGGTCCTCGGAGTCGCGGTAGAGGAACACATCGAGGGTGTCGCCGATCTTGGCCCCTTCCGGGATGAGCACGCCGGGCAGCAGCAATTCGCCCAACGGGCCCCCGTCGAGGTAGAAGCCGGGCGGGGCGCTTCTGAGGACTTTGAGCTGATTGCGTTTACCAATAATGGCCATGTTGCCCACACCGTGACGATGCGGCGGCGGCGCGCAACCGAGGATTGCAGCGCGTGCAATTTCAGTCGTGGATGAGGGTTTTAATGAAAGCCCGCGCCCGTATTCTCCTCGTCCTGTTTGCCTGTGCGTTGCTGTCGGGGTGCATGTCGCTGGAACGTAAAGTCGCCGCGCCCGGCCGTGATTTTAAGGGCGAGAAGCGGTTTTTCGTTCTGCGTAACCTCAAGGACAACCACGGGATCGAGGACCGGCTGGTGCGCACGCTGATAGCGCGTGGGTTCGAGGTTACGAGTGGTCCGGCGACGATGCAGCCAGACTCGGCGCAAGTGGTCATTGGCTATGACGACTACTGGGCGTGGGATTTTGGCGAGCACATGGTGATGCTGAAACTGACCGCGCGCGACCCACAGGCGGCGTTCCCTTACGTCACGGCCTCTTACGTGAAACACGTCGCGTTCTCGACCGATGCCGATCGCGTTGTCGGCCAGGTGGTCGACGAGCTGCTCGGCACGCGGAAGAAATAGGGGGCGGGGCGTCTTTTCCTACTCCTGCGCTTACGCATTCTCTTACCTTTACGCCTGAGGTGATCGGAACGAGAGCGAGTAGGAGTAAGAGAACGAGAACGATTCAATCCATCGGTCCGCAGGCCTGAACTCCGTGGCCACCTCCGAAGTCCGCATCGTTCTCCTACTCTTGCTCCTACTCTCTCCCGATGCCTTTTGCTCGCGTCCTGGTCTCGTGCATTCCCGATCGGACAACGCCCGCCCCAACGCCCACGCCACGCCCGGCCTTGCGCCCGGCCCCGGGCCGTGACTAACGTCCGCCCCCATGCACCCCCTTTGGCTCGCCAATCAAGACCCCGCGTCCTCCTGGGCCCATCAAACGTGGAGCGATCTCGCCGCGCGCCACGATAAGGCCCTGACGGTCGTCGTGTTGCCCGTCCATGGGTTCGCCGATCACGCGCTGGGGCTGCCGCTCGACGTCGAGGAGGCGGTAGGTTCGGCGGTGCTGGGCGCCGCTCTCACAGCGGGCGCATTGCAACCGTACGCCCTCGTGCTGCCCCCGTTTTGCCTAGGCGCGGCGCCCTACGGGCATTGCCACTTCGGCGTGGATTGTGAAACCGCCCTCGATGCCTTGGCCGAGATCGCCGCCAGCGTGAAGGCCGCGGGCTTTTCCCGCCTGCTTTTTTTTAACACCAGCCCGTGGAACGCCGAGCTCGTCGCCACTGCCGCCATCGATGCCCGCACCGCCCTCGATCTGCGCACTTACGTGATCGCTTCGGCCAACCTCGGCCTCGGCTTCCATCCGGCTGAAGCCCAACGGGTTCAGACCCAGGCCGTCGCCGCCCGTTTGTTGGGCCGCACGCCCGTGCTGAGCGCGGCCAGCGCCGACGTGCGCGACACGGACTTCCGCCCCGGTTTTTTTGGCCAACCTGCACCGGTTGCCCCGGATTTTTCGTTGGACGCAACGGCCGTGTTCAGCGCGGCGGCACGCAAACTGGCCGGTTTACTGGGAGAAATTGTCCTCCACGAGACCTCGGCCGCAGACGGCACGGGGGCGGTTAACACCCCCACGCTTCCGCCGGTGGCCACGGCCATCGCGTTTCCTCAACCCGGCGAATCCTCCGCCGCTCTCCCGCGCGCCCTGACTGCGCTCACCGCCGCCGAACTCGCGGCGCTGCCGGACAAGGCGCGTGCGCTGGTCATCCTGCCCACCGGTGCCATCGAACAGCACGGCCACCACCTGCCGCTCGGCACCGACGCGATGCTCGGGCGGCTTTGGCTGACCCACGCGTTGCCCCGACTGGCCGCGGATGCGCCCGTGTTTGTGGCCCCGCCGATCGTGTTTGGGAAAAGCAACGAACACCTCAGGTTTGCCGGCACGGTATCGATCTCGGCGCGCACCTTGCGTCGGCAGTTGCTCGCCCAGGTCGCCCACCTGCAGGCGCTCGGTTTCCGGCAGTTCGCGGTGTTAAACACCCATGGTGGCAACACCCCGGTTGTCGTGACCACGCTGCGGGAGATTCAGGCCATGGCTGGCGTGCGCGCCGGCATGTTGAGTGGGTATTATCAACCCGTGCAGGAGCCGCAGGAGGCGGCGTTTGGGTTTCATGCCGGCGAGTGGGAAACCTCGCTCATGCTGGCCGGCGCGCCCGAGTGGGTGCGTATGGACCGCGCAGTCTGCGAATACCCGGCTCAACTCGATGCGCCCGGCGGCCTGCGACCTGAAGGCGGGGCGGCGGTGTTTGCGTGGAAAACCGCGGATATTTCCAAAAGCGGCGTGATGGGTGACGCCACCCGCGCGACGGCCGAAAAAGGCGCCCGTTGGCTCGACGAAGCCGCGGCGGCTCTCGCCCGCAAACTCACGGCGCTACTCGCCGGGTAGGTGTTACCCGTTGCCGCCATTAACATTCAAAAATCACTGGGATACTTCGATCCTTTTAGCCGCGAAAGAACGCAGAGATCGCATAGAAATACATGGTTTGTTCTTTGCGCTCCTTGCGTTCTTTTGCGGCTAAACTGCCTTGGTGGAGTCAGGTTTGCCGTTACTACTCGCTCGGCTTATTTCCAGATCGGGTCGGTCTGGTAGTCCTTGGGCTGGTTCAACAGCGGCCACACCTCGGCGACGGTCGGGGCGACGGCGAGCAGTTCGGCCAAGCCGTGTGACTTGAATTTCTCCTCCACCATGCGCTCGAAGAAGCGCAGCAAGTCATCGTAAAACCCATCCTGATTGAGCAACACCAACGGCTTCTGCGTGAGGTTGAGGTAACGCTCGCTCATGATCTCGGTCATTTCTTCGAGTGTGCCGATACCGCCAGGCAGGGTGAGGAACGCATGGGCGCGTTCCGCCATGATGCGTTTGCGCTCCCGCATGGTGGGCACGATCACCAGTTCGGTCGATTCGGCGTAGGCGAGTTCGCGCAACTGCATGAAGTCAGGGATCACGCCCACCACGACTCCGCCAGCCTCCTTCACGCTGCGGGCCACCGCGCCCATGAGCCCGACGTTGCCGCCCCCGTAAATCAAGCCCCAGCCCTCCGCCACCATTTCGCGCCCCAAACGTTCACCGACCTCGTAATACTTCGGGTCGAGCCGGGCGCTGGACGAACAGTAAACACACAGGAGCTTGGTCATGGCTTTTTCTAACCTTTTTCAATCCGCCTTGGATAGCAATTAAGGCTGTTTTTTTTAACGAATTCGTGCCCAGTAGGCGTTCTTCGTGGTGAACTCCCGCTCCAGTTACCTTGGCCGTTTGGCACCTTCGCCAACTGGTCTCCTACACCTCGGCCATGCGCGCACCTTTTGGGTCGCCCACCAACGCGCCCAGGCCGCCGGGGGCCGTCTCCTCCTGCGCAACGACGACCTCGACGCCGTACGCATCCGCCGTGATTTCGTCGCCGCGATGCTCGAAGATCTGCGCTGGCTCGGCCTCACTTGGGAGGAGCCGATGATCACCCAAAGCGAGCGCCTGCCGCATTACCGCGCCGCCCTCGTTAAACTGCATGCAGCGGGGCTCATTTTCCCCTGCGCCCATTCGCGCCGCGAACTCGCCGAGGCGTCCGTCTCCGCGCCCCACGAAGGCGCGAACCTCGACGAGCCGCTGTATCCGCCCGCGTTTCGTCCGGCCGTGGGCGAGCCATTGCCACCCCTTGACGCCGCAGGGTGGGGCACCAATTGGCGTTTTCGTGTCCCCGACGGCGAAGTTTTATCGTTCACCGACGGGCATTTCGGCGCGCAGGAGGCGGTGGCAGGGCGGGATTTTGGCGACTTCTTGGTGTGGCGCAAAGACGGCGTTCCCAGTTACCAACTGGCCTGCGCGGTGGACGACGCGGAACTGGCCATCACCGAGGTGGTGCGCGGCGCCGACCTGATAAAATCCACCTTCCGCCAACTGCTGCTGATTCGCGCGTTGGGTCATGAGGTGCCAGCGTATCATCATTGTCCGCTGGTGTTGGACGAGCGCGGTGAGCGCCTAGCGAAGCGCCACGACGCGCTGGCCTTGCGAACGCTGCGCGCCCAAGGCGTCGCGCCCGCTAAGCTGCTCGCATGAAGGCGGGAGGGTGACCGCAAAGAGGCGCAACCGGCGCAAAAAGTAGCGCAGACTTCCAGTCTGCTCACTGGAGTTTGGCCCCAAAACGAGTTGAGATCCCCCCCCCAGCTAAGGTAGAATCGTACCGCAGGTAGCAACGGCATGGGTTTCGATGAGTTCGTTGACGTGAGGGTGGCTGTTGCGAAGTCTGCGAAACTCTCCGGAGTGATCAGCTCAGATCGCCATACATGATGCGCAGCACCTGTATGGTTCTTGGCACGAGTTAAACCCGAACGCCGAAGTTTTAACCACGGAATTCACAGATGAGCACAGATAACAGAGTGTTACTGAATTTGAAGACAGGATGAAAAAAAGGGAATCAAGCTGAGTCCGTTTACCTCCTAAGGGATTGTATCTGTGCAATCTGTGTAATCTGTGGTTGGTTTGAACTTCGGAATTCAGGTGTGCGACCATGAAACTAACAACCATAACAGTGAAAGTCTGTTCGACCGAATTTAACGATTCGCGGTCGAAGGGCCCGGTCACGGATGCAGGCCGCGAGGCCTCGCCGGAAAGCACGACCGTGTGCCCGAACCAGTCAGCCGCAACGAAGGTGAACCCCATCCAATGAGCTCCGTTACCGAAACAACCGACGAGTCCAGCCGCTACCTGAACGGTGAAGCCTGCAAGGATCGGAAAAGGCAGTCTCGCAAAGACGTAGGACCTAAATCGTTGATTTCCGATCAACACGTCGGCGGAGTCAGCGGGGGCGGCGGGGTGGGAAAGGTCGTTAGGTTAAGTGGTGAGACCTGCGGCGGTGGGGCGTCTTGCGATGCCTCAACCACCGGCACAAGCGCGGCAAAACCTCGTAAGGCCGGACGGGCCGTGGCAGGAGTCGGAGACCTCCATAGTAGTGATGATCTAGCGGACATTAAAACCGCCGGGGAGCGAAGGGAGGGCACTTGTTCCCACGCATCACAGAGCGGCAAAGGACCCGACGATGGCTGGGGTGATGAACTCTGGATAAAAACGTCACCGAAGGTTCGGAAGCTGCAACGTGTGCTATATCGGAAAGCAAAAGCGGAGCCGCATTGGCGGTTCTATAGTTTGTATGGAGAGCTGTATCGGCAGGACATTCTGTCGGATGCGCTCGATCAGGTGATCGCCAATGACGGCGTGCCGGGAGTGGACGGGTTCGAGGTGGAAACGCTCGTAAAGAACGAAGCCTATCGGGCGGCATGGCTGCTTGCGCTGGCGGAGGAAATGCGAACGAAAACCTACCGACCCAGTCCGGTCCTGCGCGTCTATATATGGAAGGATCAGGCCAGGACCAAACGTCGTGCGCTGGGCATCCCCACGGTAAAAGACCGTGTGGTGCAAAGTGCGGCGGCGATCGTGTTGCAACCCATCTGGGAGGCGGACTTCCATGACCACTCCTACGCCTACCGGCCGAAACGCCGGACCCATCAGGCGATGGACAAAGTTAAAGAGGCCCTGCTGAGCGGAAAGGTGGAGGTGGTGGACGCGGATTTATCGAGCTACTTCGATATGATCCCGCACCGCGAACTCCTGCAATTGGTGGCCAAACGGGTGAGCGATGGGAGCGTGTTGCGTTTAATAAAAACGTGGCTGCGCGCACCCATCGTGGAAGAGGACCGGGACACGGGGTGCCGCAAGGTGAGCGCGAACCGGTGTGGCACGCCACAAGGCGGAGTTATATCGCCTCTGCTGGCGAACCTCTACCTCAACGACCTCGATCATGCGGTGAATGAGAAGTGCGAACAAAAGCCGACGATGGTGCGTTACGCCGACGACCTCCTGATCCTGTGCAAACCGGGTCAAGGGGCGGGGCTGCAAACGCGACTGAAACGGTGGCTGGAGGCACGTAAGTTAAAGCTCAACGAAGAGAAAACCCGACTGGTGGATACACGAAAGGAAGGCTTTGAGTTCCTCGGTTTTTCCGTCGCATGGCGGCAAGGCATGAAGAGCAAACGAAGGTATCCGCACGTGGAACCCAGTGCGAAAAGTCTGGCCAAGTTACGCGACAAAGTGCGGATGGAGCTAGATGTGCGAACGCGCAACCAACCGGCGGTGGCGGTGGTCCGCAAGGTCAACCAAATCACTCGCGGTTGGGCGACGGCGTTTCATTACGGCAACAGCACGCACGTGTTTAGTAACCAGCAGGCTTTTGTGCGCAACCGGTTGCGGCGGTGGCTGTGGCGAAAGTATAGCCGCACCCACGGACTCTTCGAGTTCTTCACCGACGACCGTTTGCATGGTCAATACAAACTATGGCACTGGCCGCTTGCGGCGGCTTGGAAGCAATGAACTCCGCTGAAACCAAACCGAAAGAATGGGGACTCGGTAAGCCGTGTGCGGGAAAACCGCTTGCACGGTTTGACGAGGGGGAGGGTCGCGCTGACGGGTTACCGACGCGCGGCTCTCTCTACTCTACTAAACGGCCAAACTCCAGACCTTGAGCTCACGCTCAAGGCCACAAGGAGTGTGTTCGCGAAGCGTGTGGCCTTGAGCGTGAGCTCAAGGATTCGGCTGATCTGCGTTCGACTAGTCAGGGGCCAAACTCCAGAGCGCAGACTTCCAGTCTGCTCAGGGTTTCCGAGCTGGGATTGAGTCAAAGCAGACTGGAAGTCTGCGCTACTTCCTTCGCGAGCCTTCGCGGTTAAAGGGATCATTGCCCTCGTTTTGTGTCATTTGGTGTTTTTTGTGGCCAATGGATTGGCGGTCGTCCCACCGAAATCGTCGCGGGCTCGTTTTGCGACTCCTGCGCTTTTTTGCGGCTAAATCATCCGGTTTTTATCCTGAAGGTACGCATTTTAAGGCCTGCTCCCCGCGAAAAAAAAGGCGGGCCAGCCCTCAAGGGCCTGCCCGCCTTCGCTGGATCGCTGAGCGGTTTGTCTCCCACACGCCTACGCCTGCGGCACTCTTTTCAGGGTTAACTTTAACAACACCTTGCCCGCTGGTGCGGGGTCGTCGGTTGCGGCATTTCACGGGCTTCGCGTCCGTTGGTGGGGTGGGGGGGCGGGGGACACTCGCGTCGACCGGACGTAATCAGGCGGCTTTGACGTCGATCTGTTTGGGCTTGGACTGTTCGGTCTTCAGCACTCGCACGTGAAGGATACCATTCTTGAAGTCCGCCGAAACGTGCTCGCCATCGGCATCATCGGGTAGGGTGAAACTGCGAACGAACGACCCGTAGGAGCGTTCAATCCGGTGGAACCGTTTTCCCTTCTCTTCTTTTTCGGCCTTACGCTCGCCGGAGATCGTCAGAACACTGCGCTCCAGCGTAACCTTGATATCATTTTTCTCCACCTCGGGCAGTTCCGCCTTGATGAGGTAGGCTTTGTCATCCTCGGCGATGTCGACCAACGGGGCCCATTCGCTACTGGTCATCAATTCGGACGACTCATCTTGTATCGCAGGCAGGACCGACCGGCCAAAAAAAGGCGCTAGTCGATTCTGGAACTCATTCAATTCCCTCACGGGATCCCAACGGGTAATCGTTCTCATGGTGCGTGCTTCCTTGTCCGGGTAATCACTGGCTTTTCTCTGCTTCCGTTACCCGAGCCGGAGGCCGAGAGCGGCCGCGGGGTGCGGCCTGATCACAAGCTTGCATGGACAGTGCCACCGCCCCGCGGCAGGTGGGCGCGCAGTGCTTGTTATTTTTGCGCAAAGGGTAGCGGATTTCAGGGCTAAAGAGGCTCGCGCGGGGCTGCGCCGAGCTGCCACCTTTTGGCGCTAATCGGCGCCGCGCTGTCGCGCTTTGCGTCTCATTTTAGTGTGCCACCGCACGCGTTCACACCCCGGAGGGACGACCTCCGTCAAGTAGCGCAGACTTTCAGTCTGCCTCAGCTGCCTGCGTGTGCCGGCCCCAAAGCAGACTGGAAGTCTGCGCTACTTTTCCCGAGCCAGCCCACACGGAGGTGGGCCCTCCCTTGGTCGGCGAAACGGCCTCCGTGTCGTCCGAGTCTGCGTTCCTAAAAAAACGCGACGCTCCCCCTCGCCAACGGCGCCACAACCTGTCCATCGTCTGCGCATGCCATTTTCCAAACTCGGTCTTTATTCCAGCCTCGTGCGCGGCGCCCAGGCCTTAGGTTACACCGAGCCCACGCCCATTCAAACCAAGGCGATCCCCGCCGTGCTCTCCGGCCGCGACCTGGTGGCATCCGCCCAGACCGGCACGGGTAAAACCGCCGCGTTTGCCCTGCCCATCCTCAACCGGCTAGGCCCCCACCGCGATTCCGGCCCTCGGGTGCTCATCCTTGAGCCCACCCGCGAGCTCGCCATTCAGGTCGAACAAGCATTCATCGCCTTGGGCAAATTCACCGACTTTAAGTCTGTTGTCCTGCACGGTGGCGTAACTGTTGGGCCGCAGCGCAACGCCCTGCGCGCCGGCACAGACGTGGTCATCGCCACCACCGGCCGCCTGCGCGAGTTCCTCGACACCAAGATGCTGCAACTCGACTCCATCGAGGTCCTCGTCCTCGACGAGGTCGATCGCATGTTGGACATGGGCTTCATCGAGGACGTGAAAGCCATCGTCAAAGCATGCCCGGCCCAGCGCCAAACCCTGCTGTTCTCGGCCACGATGCCGCCTAAGTTGGCCGAAGTCGCCCGCTTCGCCCTGCGCGACCCCCAACGCATCGCCATCGCCAGCACGCAGCCGGTGACCGATTCGGTTAACCACGCCATTCACGCGGTACTCGACCACCAAAAAATCGAGCTCCTGCTGGAGTTGCTCAAGCGCGACGATTTTAAAAGCGTGATTATCTTCGCGCGCACCCGCCGAGGCGCCGATGCCATTGCCCACCAACTGCGCCTGGAAAACCACCCCGTTGGTGTCATCCACGCCGAGCGCAGCCAGTCGGAGCGGGTGGCCGCGCTGGAAGGCTTCCGCAA belongs to Opitutus sp. and includes:
- a CDS encoding Hsp20/alpha crystallin family protein; amino-acid sequence: MRTITRWDPVRELNEFQNRLAPFFGRSVLPAIQDESSELMTSSEWAPLVDIAEDDKAYLIKAELPEVEKNDIKVTLERSVLTISGERKAEKEEKGKRFHRIERSYGSFVRSFTLPDDADGEHVSADFKNGILHVRVLKTEQSKPKQIDVKAA
- a CDS encoding TIGR00730 family Rossman fold protein is translated as MTKLLCVYCSSSARLDPKYYEVGERLGREMVAEGWGLIYGGGNVGLMGAVARSVKEAGGVVVGVIPDFMQLRELAYAESTELVIVPTMRERKRIMAERAHAFLTLPGGIGTLEEMTEIMSERYLNLTQKPLVLLNQDGFYDDLLRFFERMVEEKFKSHGLAELLAVAPTVAEVWPLLNQPKDYQTDPIWK
- a CDS encoding DEAD/DEAH box helicase — translated: MPFSKLGLYSSLVRGAQALGYTEPTPIQTKAIPAVLSGRDLVASAQTGTGKTAAFALPILNRLGPHRDSGPRVLILEPTRELAIQVEQAFIALGKFTDFKSVVLHGGVTVGPQRNALRAGTDVVIATTGRLREFLDTKMLQLDSIEVLVLDEVDRMLDMGFIEDVKAIVKACPAQRQTLLFSATMPPKLAEVARFALRDPQRIAIASTQPVTDSVNHAIHAVLDHQKIELLLELLKRDDFKSVIIFARTRRGADAIAHQLRLENHPVGVIHAERSQSERVAALEGFRKGKYGILVATDIAARGIDVAGISHVINFDVPQHPEDYVHRIGRTGRAQEKGDAIMLATPQEANDVVAIEKFIGQAIPLRTLDGFAYEGGQPPRIDPGNAQASSPRRAGQQRLGTGGQRKGERGKNQSFESSGKPFGGGNPNWHSKGKPGAHWRDRKGR
- the gluQRS gene encoding tRNA glutamyl-Q(34) synthetase GluQRS, yielding MVNSRSSYLGRLAPSPTGLLHLGHARTFWVAHQRAQAAGGRLLLRNDDLDAVRIRRDFVAAMLEDLRWLGLTWEEPMITQSERLPHYRAALVKLHAAGLIFPCAHSRRELAEASVSAPHEGANLDEPLYPPAFRPAVGEPLPPLDAAGWGTNWRFRVPDGEVLSFTDGHFGAQEAVAGRDFGDFLVWRKDGVPSYQLACAVDDAELAITEVVRGADLIKSTFRQLLLIRALGHEVPAYHHCPLVLDERGERLAKRHDALALRTLRAQGVAPAKLLA
- the ltrA gene encoding group II intron reverse transcriptase/maturase, whose protein sequence is MSSVTETTDESSRYLNGEACKDRKRQSRKDVGPKSLISDQHVGGVSGGGGVGKVVRLSGETCGGGASCDASTTGTSAAKPRKAGRAVAGVGDLHSSDDLADIKTAGERREGTCSHASQSGKGPDDGWGDELWIKTSPKVRKLQRVLYRKAKAEPHWRFYSLYGELYRQDILSDALDQVIANDGVPGVDGFEVETLVKNEAYRAAWLLALAEEMRTKTYRPSPVLRVYIWKDQARTKRRALGIPTVKDRVVQSAAAIVLQPIWEADFHDHSYAYRPKRRTHQAMDKVKEALLSGKVEVVDADLSSYFDMIPHRELLQLVAKRVSDGSVLRLIKTWLRAPIVEEDRDTGCRKVSANRCGTPQGGVISPLLANLYLNDLDHAVNEKCEQKPTMVRYADDLLILCKPGQGAGLQTRLKRWLEARKLKLNEEKTRLVDTRKEGFEFLGFSVAWRQGMKSKRRYPHVEPSAKSLAKLRDKVRMELDVRTRNQPAVAVVRKVNQITRGWATAFHYGNSTHVFSNQQAFVRNRLRRWLWRKYSRTHGLFEFFTDDRLHGQYKLWHWPLAAAWKQ
- a CDS encoding creatininase family protein, with the protein product MHPLWLANQDPASSWAHQTWSDLAARHDKALTVVVLPVHGFADHALGLPLDVEEAVGSAVLGAALTAGALQPYALVLPPFCLGAAPYGHCHFGVDCETALDALAEIAASVKAAGFSRLLFFNTSPWNAELVATAAIDARTALDLRTYVIASANLGLGFHPAEAQRVQTQAVAARLLGRTPVLSAASADVRDTDFRPGFFGQPAPVAPDFSLDATAVFSAAARKLAGLLGEIVLHETSAADGTGAVNTPTLPPVATAIAFPQPGESSAALPRALTALTAAELAALPDKARALVILPTGAIEQHGHHLPLGTDAMLGRLWLTHALPRLAADAPVFVAPPIVFGKSNEHLRFAGTVSISARTLRRQLLAQVAHLQALGFRQFAVLNTHGGNTPVVVTTLREIQAMAGVRAGMLSGYYQPVQEPQEAAFGFHAGEWETSLMLAGAPEWVRMDRAVCEYPAQLDAPGGLRPEGGAAVFAWKTADISKSGVMGDATRATAEKGARWLDEAAAALARKLTALLAG